From Columba livia isolate bColLiv1 breed racing homer chromosome 5, bColLiv1.pat.W.v2, whole genome shotgun sequence, one genomic window encodes:
- the KLHDC2 gene encoding kelch domain-containing protein 2 isoform X1: MLSLRGPAELPAACCSVRRTAMADDNEELQADEELPAPAEDAFEQLENDSPAERSGHVAVTDGRCMYVWGGYKNAQVRGFYDFYLPRDEIWIYNMETGRWKKSRTEGDIPPSMSGSCAVCVDRVVYLFGGHHARGNTNKFYMLNSRSTDKVLQWARVECQGVPPSSKDKLGVWVYKNKLIFFGGYGYFPEGKQRGTFEFDETSFWNSGLPRGWNDHVHVLDTETFTWSQPITTGKTPSPRAAHACATVGNRGFVFGGRYRESRMNDLYYLNLDTWEWNEITTQGLCPVGRSWHSLTPISSDHLFLFGGFTTDKQPLSDAWIYCISKNEWIPFEHNYSEKPRLWHTACASEEGEVIVFGGCANNLLAHSKAAHSNEILVFSLQPRSLVRLCLEAVICFKEMLASSWNCLPKHLLHSVNQRFGSNNTSGS; this comes from the exons ATGTTGTCGCTGCGCGGCCCCGCTGAG CTCCCCGCTGCGTGTTGCTCTGTGCGCCGTACCGCCATGGCCGACGACAACGAAGAGCTGCAGGCGGATGAGGAGCTCCCGGCTCCGGCCGAGGACGCGTTCGAGCAGCTGGAGAACGACAGCCCTGCCGAGCGCAGCGGGCACGTGGCCGTCACCGACGGGCGCTGCATGTACGTCTGGGGAGGCTACAAG AATGCCCAAGTCAGGGGATTTTATGACTTCTATCTGCCTAGAGATGAAATATGGATCTACAACATGGAAACTGGAAGATG GAAGAAGAGTAGAACAGAGGGTGACATCCCGCCCTCCATGTCCGGGAGCTGCGCCGTGTGCGTGGACAGGGTGGTTTACCTGTTCGGGGGGCACCATGCCCGCGGCAACACCAACAAG TTCTACATGTTAAATTCCAGATCCACGGACAAAGTGCTGCAGTGGGCCAGAGTGGAGTGTCAGGGGGTTCCCCCTTCGTCAAAGGACAAACTTGGCGTCTGGGTTTACAAAAACAA GCTGATATTTTTTGGAGGCTATGGTTATTTTCCTGAGGGGAAGCAACGGGGAACTTTTGAATTTGATGAAACCTCTTTTTGG aattcagGTCTTCCTAGAGGGTGGAATGACCACGTGCATGTTCTGGACACTGAAACCTTTACTTGGAGCCAGCCTATAACTACG GGTAAAACCCCGTCGCCACGAGCAGCTCACGCCTGCGCTACCGTCGGGAACCGGGGCTTCGTGTTCGGCGGCAGATACAGG gAGTCCAGGATGAACGACCTGTACTATCTGAATCTGGATACGTGGGAGTGGAATGAAAT AACCACGCAGGGCCTGTGTCCCGTGGGCCGCTCCTGGCATTCCCTAACGCCCATCTCCTCCGACCACCTCTTTCTCTTCGGAGGATTCACCACGGACAAGCAGCCGCTGA GTGACGCCTGGATTTACTGTATCAGCAAGAATGAGTGGATACCGTTTGAACATAACTACTCTGAAAAACCAAG GTTGTGGCACACGGCCTGCGCCAGCGAAGAGGGAGAGGTGATCGTCTTCGGGGGCTGCGCCAACAACTTACTCGCCCATTCGAAAGCT GCTCACAGTAATGAAATCCTCGTGTTTTCTCTACAACCGCGATCTCTCGTAAG GCTGTGCCTCGAAGCCGTCATTTGCTTCAAGGAGATGCTGGCGAGTTCCTGGAACTGCCTCCCCAAGCACTTGCTGCACAGCGTCAACCAGCGTTTCGGAAGCAACAACACCTCGGGCTCCTGA
- the KLHDC2 gene encoding kelch domain-containing protein 2 isoform X2 yields MADDNEELQADEELPAPAEDAFEQLENDSPAERSGHVAVTDGRCMYVWGGYKNAQVRGFYDFYLPRDEIWIYNMETGRWKKSRTEGDIPPSMSGSCAVCVDRVVYLFGGHHARGNTNKFYMLNSRSTDKVLQWARVECQGVPPSSKDKLGVWVYKNKLIFFGGYGYFPEGKQRGTFEFDETSFWNSGLPRGWNDHVHVLDTETFTWSQPITTGKTPSPRAAHACATVGNRGFVFGGRYRESRMNDLYYLNLDTWEWNEITTQGLCPVGRSWHSLTPISSDHLFLFGGFTTDKQPLSDAWIYCISKNEWIPFEHNYSEKPRLWHTACASEEGEVIVFGGCANNLLAHSKAAHSNEILVFSLQPRSLVRLCLEAVICFKEMLASSWNCLPKHLLHSVNQRFGSNNTSGS; encoded by the exons ATGGCCGACGACAACGAAGAGCTGCAGGCGGATGAGGAGCTCCCGGCTCCGGCCGAGGACGCGTTCGAGCAGCTGGAGAACGACAGCCCTGCCGAGCGCAGCGGGCACGTGGCCGTCACCGACGGGCGCTGCATGTACGTCTGGGGAGGCTACAAG AATGCCCAAGTCAGGGGATTTTATGACTTCTATCTGCCTAGAGATGAAATATGGATCTACAACATGGAAACTGGAAGATG GAAGAAGAGTAGAACAGAGGGTGACATCCCGCCCTCCATGTCCGGGAGCTGCGCCGTGTGCGTGGACAGGGTGGTTTACCTGTTCGGGGGGCACCATGCCCGCGGCAACACCAACAAG TTCTACATGTTAAATTCCAGATCCACGGACAAAGTGCTGCAGTGGGCCAGAGTGGAGTGTCAGGGGGTTCCCCCTTCGTCAAAGGACAAACTTGGCGTCTGGGTTTACAAAAACAA GCTGATATTTTTTGGAGGCTATGGTTATTTTCCTGAGGGGAAGCAACGGGGAACTTTTGAATTTGATGAAACCTCTTTTTGG aattcagGTCTTCCTAGAGGGTGGAATGACCACGTGCATGTTCTGGACACTGAAACCTTTACTTGGAGCCAGCCTATAACTACG GGTAAAACCCCGTCGCCACGAGCAGCTCACGCCTGCGCTACCGTCGGGAACCGGGGCTTCGTGTTCGGCGGCAGATACAGG gAGTCCAGGATGAACGACCTGTACTATCTGAATCTGGATACGTGGGAGTGGAATGAAAT AACCACGCAGGGCCTGTGTCCCGTGGGCCGCTCCTGGCATTCCCTAACGCCCATCTCCTCCGACCACCTCTTTCTCTTCGGAGGATTCACCACGGACAAGCAGCCGCTGA GTGACGCCTGGATTTACTGTATCAGCAAGAATGAGTGGATACCGTTTGAACATAACTACTCTGAAAAACCAAG GTTGTGGCACACGGCCTGCGCCAGCGAAGAGGGAGAGGTGATCGTCTTCGGGGGCTGCGCCAACAACTTACTCGCCCATTCGAAAGCT GCTCACAGTAATGAAATCCTCGTGTTTTCTCTACAACCGCGATCTCTCGTAAG GCTGTGCCTCGAAGCCGTCATTTGCTTCAAGGAGATGCTGGCGAGTTCCTGGAACTGCCTCCCCAAGCACTTGCTGCACAGCGTCAACCAGCGTTTCGGAAGCAACAACACCTCGGGCTCCTGA